From Aedes albopictus strain Foshan chromosome 1, AalbF5, whole genome shotgun sequence, one genomic window encodes:
- the LOC109400449 gene encoding uncharacterized protein LOC109400449 — MREMDRLPDECSRKLGHNGLLVDCCQQTTTQTKVKILRRDASWRSAGLLLLAGIVCAQIFASSGTPLVDDSGSSSSSSSSSEILELTACQHLRRAESRRAKSLGDSLLHSVRIPRCTALGDFEPVQCSNELNGTECWCVDEYGVELAGSRRTNGNEVNCTSIETSCQASSCRMFCPAGFARDFNSGCPVCKCRDPCDGVQCPRGQQCEPQEVNCKNEPCPPVPTCRKARSLSDLCPAGQPLAISGTARPFLCGNDPGKPSCPPLYRCLVQSGNDYGVCCPASLQFEKPGTCPKPEEIMSTDNTGFLCGTPCGHDLECPQMQKCCTSNGCGRNCQQPHNVTTCHQARMLSELLSVNEREGRGYVPQCDGPSGSFSLRQCSRNGLVCWCVDPKSGNKIRGTMGAAQMVNCEGVENMIGRSGGRSVDGTSQHLCDHNICAAVCEYGFKNDHNGCPTCECSEPCEGFICPSGSHCEVAKDPKCVSYSGLCSSEPVCKPDLVYSNPCEMGTPLADNSTGELLYCHLNRPKSREYQSRTFFDDAEEDADVLGRKRSLSNTINCPETHECMKLHGESGSVCCPVESETVPTPEGRQQSMCEYLRDFSDRMEGTVEGMELALPPPTCSMDGAYEAMQCTRKKIWVNRTEQRRYLEQNNIRQMRKLLEDAKRVKRDAILSTQQNLKLIKVDDAYGSARAQSAEEPVPEAIMSYLRERMLVSEEDLGVQGRSAKIIDYNRLDSKNSNANVDKPEVKPSSLLKKQIPVEDDLVEIDVEECWCVDNFGTEIPKTRGMNSTKKSCADLRESLGCLDLTCRMGCDYGFILDSDTQCPSCECRDPCDNVSCPEGQECRSVEVSCEGEYCPPVPACFPKKPGQCPFLVPPGSENSESDSCEYECRTDAHCEGSKRCCSNGCGTQCVEPQLKTACQHLQTIQLHQASELGVPPKQKYIAQCDVDGSYRTVQCGPGNVCWCVDEYGNEKSGTRTTNAEPNCDPVYPKSECPLRKCSPCEYGYKIDATGCKTCECRNPCDEISCPRGEECQLIQVECISVPCPKMPICVPIRDSVCPEGLPLKSGGREIVCGPQADADTCPSTHVCQLNMISNRGSCCAKTRDVCFESIESSCLASEMHLSDSNDLDSLTKWRFSPRLNKCVPVNLPKSSNCQSKNLFHSEQACNGVCPVLSQCERLRLKNAMAAKRAGQPSTWFQPRCDPETGFWSPVQCLGSTAPNNGTTTQETPSLGVCWCADKKGAPVKGSLTKGSEPKCSSRQARRRLSNSGEESSDPVMEELIRQITFLVDENNYIDEDLEPTVPSASAPNTLANFAPEPRYIGSISAVTEKIIEMARTDDGSNFIEDPVKKLTASTTRCQALKQAASFPVACDENGVFEPTQCNGDTCWCVDAAGNQLPLSSTFKRGFRTCLFTPIDAVEIELHLNNPHQRILLNLYEVLRNDLHALIGGIFDNYRVHENSDGSVMLRFDLIEDNKVDDAFAIEEMVRDHVFVMYHGALIADVTQSRFSHKISTNLPVPQQSSGIPENTFQTIVFVLATASAFLVSILVVFVMLKRGKNKMKHYSNGNRMMSIGADKYLDYSSPIFVLSANDTKSLPDHHRRPTTTQVKPPTNDHSSEGH; from the exons AAATCCTAGAATTAACAGCATGTCAGCATCTGCGCCGGGCGGAATCGCGCCGCGCCAAGTCGCTGGGCGACAGTTTGCTGCACTCGGTGCGGATACCGCGCTGCACCGCACTGGGCGACTTCGAACCGGTCCAGTGCTCGAACGAGCTGAACGGCACCGAGTGCTGGTGCGTGGATGAGTACGGAGTTGAGCTCGCCGGTAGCCGGCGAACCAACGGAAACGAGGTGAACTGCACCTCGATCGAAACCAGCTGCCAGGCATCGAGCTGTCGGATGTTCTGCCCGGCAGGTTTTGCCCGGGATTTCAACAGCGGCTGTCCGGTGTGCAAGTGTCGCGATCCGTGCGATGGCGTGCAGTGTCCCCGCGGGCAGCAGTGCGAACCGCAGGAGGTCAACTGCAAGAACGAACCCTGCCCACCGGTGCCGACGT GTCGCAAAGCACGCTCCTTATCGGATCTCTGTCCGGCCGGTCAACCCCTGGCCATCAGCGGCACCGCACGACCATTCCTGTGCGGCAATGATCCCGGCAAACCTTCCTGCCCGCCCCTGTACCGTTGTCTGGTCCAATCTGGCAACGACTACGGAGTGTGCTGTCCGGCATCGCTCCAGTTCGAGAAGCCCGGTACCTGCCCGAAACCCGAGGAGATCATGTCCACCGACAATACCGGATTCCTGTGCGGAACGCCCTGCGGACACGATCTGGAGTGCCCTCAGATGCAGAAGTGTTGCACTTCGAACGGTTGTGGACGCAACTGTCAACAGCCGCATAACGTTACTACGTGCCACCAGGCACGAATGCTCTCGGAACTGCTGTCGGTCAACGAAAGGGAAGGACGCGGATACGTTCCGCAATGCGACGGCCCCAGCGGAAGCTTCTCGCTTCGGCAGTGCTCTCGTAATGGTCTGGTATGTTGGTGCGTCGATCCCAAGAGCGGCAATAAGATCAGGGGAACCATGGGCGCCGCCCAGATGGTCAACTGCGAGGGCGTCGAGAACATGATCGGCCGCAGCGGTGGCCGAAGCGTCGACGGAACTTCGCAGCATCTCTGCGATCACAACATCTGCGCCGCGGTTTGCGAATACGGTTTCAAGAACGACCACAATGGTTGCCCCACGTGCGAGTGTTCCGAGCCCTGCGAAGGCTTCATCTGCCCATCCGGTTCCCACTGCGAGGTGGCCAAGGATCCGAAGTGCGTTTCGTACTCGGGACTGTGCTCCTCGGAACCGGTGTGCAAGCCGGATTTGGTGTACTCCAACCCGTGCGAGATGGGAACGCCGCTGGCCGATAACTCCACCGGCGAGCTGCTGTACTGTCATCTGA ATCGCCCGAAAAGCCGCGAGTACCAGAGCCGGACGTTCTTCGACGACGCCGAAGAGGATGCAGACGTGCTCGGCCGCAAGCGGTCCCTCTCGAACACCATCAACTGTCCGGAGACGCACGAGTGCATGAAGCTGCACGGCGAGTCCGGAAGCGTTTGCTGCCCGGTGGAAAGCGAAACCGTTCCGACGCCCGAAGGACGTCAACAGTCTA TGTGCGAATACCTGCGTGACTTTTCGGATCGCATGGAGGGAACGGTTGAGGGTATGGAGCTGGCACTGCCGCCACCGACCTGCTCCATGGATGGGGCCTACGAGGCGATGCAGTGCACCCGGAAGAAGATTTGGGTCAACCGAACGGAACAACGACGCTACCTGGAGCAGAACAACATCCGACAAATGCGGAAACTGCTGGAAGATGCCAAGCGAGTGAAGAGGGATGCTATTCTTTCAACGCAGCAGAACCTGAAGCTGATCAAGGTGGACGACGCGTATGGAAGTGCAAGAGCGCAGTCAGCGGAGGAACCGGTGCCGGAAGCGATCATGTCGTACTTGCGAGAGCGAATGCTGGTTTCTGAAGAGGACCTGGGTGTCCAGGGTCGATCGGCGAAGATCATCGACTACAACCGATTGGATTCGAAGAACTCAAACGCGAATGTTGACAAGCCGGAAGTGAAGCCCTCGAGTTTGCTGAAAAAGCAGATTCCGGTGGAAGACGATTTGGTAGAAATTGACGTTGAAGAGTGCTGGTGCGTAGACAACTTCGGTACCGAGATCCCCAAGACTCGTGGAATGAACTCTACCAAGAAATCTTGTGCAGATCTTCGAGAGTCTCTTGGCTGTCTAGACTTGACCTGCCGAATGGGATGCGACTACGGCTTCATCCTGGACTCGGACACGCAGTGTCCTTCCTGTGAATGCCGTGACCCATGCGACAACGTCTCCTGTCCGGAAGGTCAAGAGTGTAGATCGGTTGAGGTGTCCTGCGAGGGCGAATACTGTCCACCAGTGCCGGCATGCTTCCCGAAGAAACCCGGTCAGTGTCCATTCCTGGTGCCTCCCGGCAGCGAGAACTCCGAATCCGACTCCTGCGAATACGAATGCCGCACGGATGCTCACTGTGAAGGATCCAAGCGATGCTGCTCGAACGGCTGCGGAACTCAGTGCGTCGAACCGCAACTGAAGACCGCCTGTCAGCACCTGCAAACCATCCAGCTGCACCAGGCCAGCGAACTCGGAGTTCCGCCGAAGCAAAAGTACATCGCCCAGTGCGACGTTGACGGCAGCTACCGAACGGTCCAGTGCGGCCCTGGAAACGTCTGCTGGTGCGTAGACGAGTACGGCAACGAAAAGAGCGGCACTCGAACGACGAACGCCGAACCCAACTGCGACCCGGTGTATCCAAAAAGCGAATGCCCTCTTCGGAAGTGCTCGCCGTGCGAGTACGGCTACAAGATCGACGCCACCGGCTGCAAGACGTGCGAGTGCCGCAACCCGTGCGACGAGATCTCCTGCCCGCGGGGCGAGGAGTGCCAACTGATCCAGGTGGAGTGCATCTCGGTGCCGTGCCCCAAGATGCCCATCTGCGTGCCGATCCGTGATTCCGTCTGTCCGGAAGGACTCCCGCTGAAATCCGGAGGGCGCGAGATTGTGTGCGGCCCGCAGGCCGACGCCGACACGTGCCCGTCGACGCACGTCTGCCAGCTCAATATGATCAGCAATCGGGGGTCCTGTTGTGCCAAAACAA GAGACGTTTGCTTTGAATCGATCGAATCGAGCTGCCTCGCGTCGGAGATGCATCTCTCGGACAGCAACGACCTGGACAGCCTGACCAAGTGGCGCTTCAGTCCACGGTTGAACAAGTGCGTCCCGGTGAACCTGCCCAAGTCGAGCAACTGCCAGTCGAAGAATCTGTTCCACAGCGAGCAGGCCTGCAACGGAGTCTGCCCGGTGCTGTCCCAGTGCGAACGGCTCCGGCTGAAGAACGCCATGGCCGCGAAACGGGCCGGACAGCCGAGCACCTGGTTCCAGCCGCGCTGCGATCCAGAAACAGGCTTCTGGAGTCCCGTGCAGTGCCTCGGATCGACGGCTCCCAACAACGGAACGACTACACAGGAAACTCCCAGCCTTGGAGTTTGCTGGTGTGCAGATAAGAAGGGAGCCCCGGTGAAGGGTTCGTTGACCAAGGGCTCAGAACCCAAGTGCAGCAGCCGGCAGGCCAGAAGGCGACTGTCCAACAGCGGCGAAGAGTCCAGCGATCCAG TGATGGAAGAATTGATCCGGCAGATCACCTTCTTGGTCGACGAGAACAACTACATCGATGAAGACCTGGAACCGACGGTACCCTCGGCCAGTGCCCCCAACACCTTGGCCAACTTCGCTCCAGAACCCCGCTACATCGGATCCATTTCTGCAGTGACGGAGAAGATCATCGAAATGGCCCGTACGGACGATGGAagcaactttatcgaagacccgGTGAAGAAGCTCACGGCCTCCACTACTCGGTGTCAGGCCTTGAAGCAGGCAGCTTCTTTCCCGGTAGCGTGCGACGAGAATGGAGTTTTTGAACCGACCCAGTGCAACGGTGATACCTGTTGGTGCGTGGACGCAGCCGGCAACCAGCTGCCCCTGTCCAGCACCTTCAAACGAGGCTTCCGGACTTGTCTGTTTACACCGATCGACGCCGTAGAGATCGAACTTCACCTGAACAACCCCCATCAACGAATCCTGCTCAACCTGTACGAAGTGCTTCGGAATGATTTACACGCTCTGATCGGCGGCATCTTCGACAACTACCGGGTTCACGAGAACAGCGATGGCAGCGTGATGCTCCGGTTCGACCTCATCGAGGACAACAAGGTGGACGATGCCTTCGCGATCGAGGAAATGGTCCGGGATCATGTCTTCGTCATGTACCATGGTGCCTTGATCGCGGACGTCACCCAGTCTCGGTTCTCGCACAAAATCTCCACCAACCTTCCGGTGCCGCAGCAATCGTCCGGCATACCGGAGAACACCTTCCAGACGATCGTGTTCGTCCTGGCCACGGCTTCGGCCTTCCTCGTGAGCATCCTGGTGGTGTTCGTGATGCTCAAGCGGGGCAAGAACAAGATGAAGCACTACAGCAATGGCAATCGCATGATGAGCATCGGTGCCGACAAGTACCTGGACTACAGTTCGCCAATCTTCGTGCTCAGTGC